A portion of the Brevundimonas pondensis genome contains these proteins:
- the addB gene encoding double-strand break repair protein AddB, protein MIAEEFEPGMKPLRALEMADALGGFLDSCQLEEVPDLSRIAGLAEQDLAAHWQDSARFLGLAVEAWPKRLEALGLVDPAWRRATLLRRLAEAWDARPPSQPVIAAGSTGTVPAAADVLAAVARAPQGVVVLPGLDLDLADGVWDRIDDQHPQAALKALLARAEVSRDQVRPWFKPAVEPRIEARGLARQRLINEALRPAEATDDWRAEIARLRADAAEAGQAADPIKEGLKGLSALSVRAEEEAATAIALLMRETLERPGETCALVTPDLDLSRRVEARLARWGVVPDASTGAPLSRMSAGVLVDLAARFIETPLKPQTLLALIKHPLTRLDLDGASLPDAASALEEHALRGPRPRDWADVQKRLDKAAEPSRGGQPLPEWKAARLSGARALAARLETLAAEALSVFTPTAAPDAAARALTALIEALAGQNAWAGPDGEAAALLLSALIDGGGSLGAVCRADFAALVAGLLGEETVRTGGATHPRLRILGAIEARLTRADRMILAGLEEGVWPRPAPVDPFLSRPMRKALGLPTPERRLGQTAQDFVQAACADEAVLIHCERRGGQPAVRSRWLWRLEMLTRGANAEKTPVAIPAPEGLADWTRALDAPPPGPARFAPRPMPRPPVERRPRSLAVTRIERWVRDPYAIYAQRVLGLNIMDRPGASAEAMARGNAVHKAIERMTLMWPHVLPDDCEEQIEALLIEELTAHGFEEAAMARETPLTRNCARWLAGFEAERRARGVNLLIEQQGTMTFEAPAGPFTMKAYADRIEVGATGAAIMDFKTGGVPSGKQVKAGFAPQLTLTAAILADGGFKDTNGPIPADELTYVRVVGRKKAGEVAVRASGPEAAALGEAALEGLKKRVARFDHPDTPYVSWAAPQFMGNYGGNYDHLARVWEWHVVGAEEGDSE, encoded by the coding sequence ATGATCGCCGAGGAATTCGAGCCGGGGATGAAGCCCCTGCGCGCCCTCGAAATGGCCGACGCCCTGGGCGGCTTCCTCGATTCCTGCCAGCTGGAAGAGGTCCCCGACCTGTCGCGCATCGCTGGACTGGCCGAACAGGATCTCGCCGCCCACTGGCAGGACAGCGCCCGCTTCCTCGGCCTCGCCGTCGAGGCCTGGCCCAAGCGGCTGGAGGCCCTGGGTCTGGTCGATCCCGCTTGGCGCCGCGCGACCCTGCTGCGCCGTCTGGCCGAGGCCTGGGACGCCCGCCCGCCGTCGCAGCCGGTCATCGCCGCCGGCTCCACCGGCACCGTCCCCGCCGCCGCCGACGTTCTGGCCGCCGTGGCCCGCGCGCCGCAGGGCGTGGTGGTCCTGCCCGGCCTCGATCTCGATCTGGCCGACGGGGTCTGGGACCGCATCGACGACCAGCACCCGCAGGCGGCGCTGAAGGCCCTGCTGGCCCGCGCCGAGGTCTCGCGCGATCAGGTCAGGCCCTGGTTCAAGCCGGCCGTCGAGCCCCGCATCGAGGCGCGCGGTCTGGCCCGCCAACGCCTGATCAACGAGGCCCTGCGCCCCGCCGAGGCCACCGACGACTGGCGCGCCGAAATCGCCCGCCTGCGCGCCGACGCCGCCGAGGCGGGTCAGGCCGCCGACCCCATCAAGGAGGGCTTGAAGGGCCTGTCGGCGCTGTCCGTCCGCGCCGAGGAGGAGGCCGCGACGGCCATCGCCCTGCTGATGCGCGAGACGCTGGAACGGCCCGGCGAAACCTGCGCCCTCGTCACCCCTGACCTCGACCTGTCGCGCCGCGTCGAGGCCCGACTGGCGCGTTGGGGCGTCGTCCCCGACGCCTCGACCGGCGCCCCCCTATCGCGGATGAGCGCGGGGGTTCTGGTCGACCTCGCCGCCCGCTTCATCGAGACGCCGCTGAAACCGCAGACCCTGCTGGCTCTGATCAAGCACCCGCTGACCCGCCTCGATCTCGACGGCGCGTCTCTGCCTGACGCCGCCTCGGCGCTGGAGGAGCACGCCCTGCGCGGCCCGCGTCCGCGCGACTGGGCAGATGTGCAGAAACGCCTCGACAAGGCCGCCGAACCCAGTCGCGGCGGTCAGCCCCTGCCCGAGTGGAAGGCCGCCCGCCTGTCCGGCGCCCGCGCCCTGGCTGCGCGGCTGGAGACGCTGGCCGCCGAGGCCCTGTCCGTCTTCACGCCGACCGCCGCCCCCGACGCCGCCGCCCGCGCCCTGACCGCCCTGATCGAGGCGCTCGCGGGTCAGAACGCCTGGGCCGGTCCCGACGGCGAGGCCGCCGCCTTGCTACTGTCCGCCCTGATCGACGGCGGCGGGTCGCTGGGCGCCGTCTGCCGCGCCGACTTCGCGGCTCTGGTCGCCGGTCTGCTGGGTGAGGAAACGGTGCGCACCGGCGGCGCCACCCATCCGCGCCTGCGGATTCTGGGCGCCATCGAGGCCCGCCTGACCCGCGCCGACCGCATGATCCTCGCCGGGCTGGAGGAAGGCGTCTGGCCTCGCCCCGCCCCGGTCGATCCCTTCCTGTCGCGACCGATGAGGAAGGCGCTCGGCCTGCCCACGCCCGAGCGGCGTCTGGGCCAGACGGCGCAGGACTTCGTCCAGGCCGCCTGCGCCGACGAGGCCGTCCTGATCCATTGCGAACGACGCGGCGGCCAGCCCGCCGTGCGCTCGCGCTGGCTGTGGCGGCTGGAGATGCTTACGCGCGGCGCGAACGCCGAGAAGACCCCCGTCGCTATCCCCGCGCCGGAGGGTTTGGCCGACTGGACCCGCGCCCTGGACGCCCCGCCGCCCGGCCCCGCCCGCTTCGCCCCGCGTCCCATGCCGCGCCCGCCGGTCGAGCGCCGCCCGCGCAGCCTTGCCGTCACCCGCATCGAGCGCTGGGTGCGCGACCCCTACGCCATTTACGCCCAACGGGTGCTGGGCCTGAACATCATGGACCGCCCCGGCGCCTCGGCCGAGGCGATGGCGCGCGGCAATGCGGTGCACAAGGCCATCGAGCGCATGACCCTGATGTGGCCCCACGTCCTGCCCGACGATTGCGAAGAGCAGATCGAAGCCCTGCTGATCGAGGAGCTGACCGCCCACGGTTTCGAGGAGGCCGCCATGGCCCGCGAGACCCCGCTGACGCGCAACTGCGCCCGCTGGCTGGCCGGGTTCGAGGCCGAGCGCCGGGCGCGCGGCGTCAATCTGCTGATCGAACAGCAGGGGACCATGACGTTTGAGGCCCCCGCCGGCCCCTTCACCATGAAGGCCTACGCCGACCGCATCGAGGTCGGAGCTACAGGCGCCGCCATCATGGACTTCAAGACCGGCGGCGTGCCTTCGGGCAAGCAGGTCAAGGCGGGCTTCGCGCCCCAGCTGACCCTGACCGCCGCCATCCTCGCCGACGGCGGCTTCAAGGATACCAATGGTCCCATCCCCGCCGACGAACTGACCTATGTCCGCGTCGTCGGCCGCAAGAAGGCGGGCGAGGTCGCGGTGCGCGCCTCCGGTCCCGAAGCCGCCGCCCTCGGCGAAGCGGCGCTGGAGGGGCTGAAGAAACGGGTGGCCCGCTTCGATCACCCCGACACCCCCTATGTCTCCTGGGCTGCGCCCCAGTTCATGGGCAATTACGGCGGCAACTACGACCATCTGGCCCGCGTCTGGGAATGGCACGTCGTCGGCGCCGAGGAAGGCGACAGCGAATGA
- a CDS encoding GNAT family N-acetyltransferase, producing MSPASPHIVDVLIAERAPRLTRSGAWPLVRPALYGLLDYAKARRMADAIAPMGGRQALDYVSDLLELTVETQNLNRLPATGRCLVICNHPTGIADGLAVHDALRTVRDDLIYFANADALRVSPRLSETVVPVEWVTAKRTREKTRATLQSAKDAFEAERCVVMFPAGRLARVDEQGRLTDPEWATTAASLARKYEAPVIPIHVAGPTSRLFHLFDRFSQELRDITLFHELLNKQGREFDLSVGLPIPPEALDADAARATEALKTFVERVLATDPDAVFA from the coding sequence ATCGTCGACGTGCTGATCGCCGAGCGCGCGCCGCGCCTGACGCGCTCAGGCGCCTGGCCGCTGGTCCGTCCCGCCCTCTACGGCCTGCTGGACTACGCCAAGGCCCGGCGCATGGCCGACGCCATCGCCCCGATGGGCGGGCGTCAGGCGCTGGACTATGTCTCAGATCTGCTGGAGTTGACGGTCGAGACGCAGAACCTGAACCGTCTGCCCGCCACGGGCCGCTGCCTCGTCATCTGCAACCACCCGACCGGCATCGCCGACGGCCTGGCCGTCCACGACGCCCTGCGCACCGTGCGCGACGACCTGATCTATTTCGCCAACGCCGATGCGCTTCGCGTCTCGCCCCGCCTGTCCGAAACCGTGGTCCCGGTCGAATGGGTCACCGCCAAACGCACCCGCGAAAAGACCCGCGCCACGCTTCAGTCCGCCAAGGACGCCTTCGAGGCCGAGCGCTGCGTCGTCATGTTCCCCGCCGGGCGGCTGGCCCGGGTCGATGAACAGGGCCGCCTGACCGATCCCGAATGGGCCACCACGGCGGCGTCTCTGGCGCGCAAGTATGAAGCCCCGGTCATCCCGATCCACGTCGCCGGGCCGACCAGCCGCCTGTTCCACCTGTTCGACCGCTTCTCCCAGGAACTGCGCGACATCACCCTCTTCCACGAACTGCTGAACAAGCAGGGCCGTGAATTCGACCTCAGCGTCGGCCTGCCCATCCCTCCCGAGGCGCTGGACGCGGACGCCGCCCGCGCCACCGAGGCGCTGAAGACCTTTGTCGAACGCGTCCTCGCGACCGACCCCGACGCGGTGTTCGCATGA
- the murU gene encoding N-acetylmuramate alpha-1-phosphate uridylyltransferase MurU yields the protein MTAPTTAMVLAAGLGTRMRPLTNDRPKALVEVGGRALIDHVLDRLAEAGVEKAVVNVHWFANRLESHLAARTRPAVVISDERAELLETGGGLKKARPLLGDDPVFVANIDSVWIDRGNALADLIRLWDPERMDAALLLARREGSIGFEGGGDFFLSDDGRLTFRGEAASAPFAYMGVHITRPDYADHGPDGPFSLSPLWRASAAEGRLFGCVLDGDWMHVGDPQARDEAEARLKAEA from the coding sequence ATGACCGCCCCCACCACAGCCATGGTCCTCGCCGCCGGGCTCGGCACGCGGATGCGGCCCCTGACCAATGACCGGCCCAAGGCTCTGGTCGAGGTCGGCGGCCGCGCCCTGATCGACCACGTGCTCGACCGGCTGGCCGAGGCGGGCGTGGAAAAGGCCGTGGTCAACGTCCACTGGTTCGCCAACCGGCTGGAAAGCCATCTGGCCGCCCGCACCCGTCCCGCCGTCGTCATCTCGGACGAGCGCGCCGAACTGCTGGAGACCGGCGGCGGCTTGAAGAAGGCCCGCCCCCTGCTCGGCGACGATCCCGTCTTCGTCGCCAATATCGACAGCGTCTGGATCGACCGGGGCAACGCCCTCGCGGACCTCATCCGCCTGTGGGACCCGGAACGCATGGACGCCGCCCTGCTGCTGGCCCGGCGCGAAGGCTCCATCGGCTTCGAGGGCGGCGGCGACTTCTTCCTCAGCGACGACGGCCGACTGACCTTCCGGGGCGAGGCCGCCAGCGCCCCCTTCGCCTACATGGGCGTCCACATCACCCGCCCCGACTATGCCGACCACGGTCCCGACGGCCCCTTCTCGCTCAGCCCCCTGTGGCGCGCGTCGGCTGCCGAAGGCCGCCTATTCGGCTGCGTGCTGGACGGCGACTGGATGCACGTCGGCGACCCGCAGGCGCGCGACGAGGCCGAAGCCCGACTGAAGGCCGAAGCCTGA
- the tsaE gene encoding tRNA (adenosine(37)-N6)-threonylcarbamoyltransferase complex ATPase subunit type 1 TsaE has product MTTFQLTDADATTRLGQAIAPLLEPGESVLLYGPLGMGKSTLARGLIRALTSPDEDVPSPTFTLVQFYESDPPVAHFDLYRLSRPEEAFEIGLDEALDEGCALIEWPERLGEDPGHMLGPDRLSITIAEDGEGRLATVSGAGAWEAKLKEVHV; this is encoded by the coding sequence ATGACGACCTTCCAACTGACCGACGCCGACGCCACCACCCGTCTGGGCCAGGCCATCGCCCCCCTGCTGGAACCGGGCGAATCCGTTCTGCTCTACGGCCCGCTCGGCATGGGCAAGTCGACCCTGGCGCGCGGCCTGATCCGCGCCCTGACCTCGCCCGACGAGGACGTGCCCAGCCCGACCTTCACCCTGGTCCAGTTCTACGAGAGCGATCCGCCCGTCGCCCACTTCGACCTCTATCGCCTCAGCCGCCCCGAAGAGGCCTTCGAGATCGGTCTGGACGAGGCCCTGGACGAGGGCTGCGCCCTGATCGAATGGCCCGAACGGCTAGGCGAAGACCCGGGCCATATGCTCGGCCCCGACCGACTGAGCATCACCATCGCCGAGGACGGCGAAGGCCGCCTTGCGACCGTGTCTGGCGCAGGGGCGTGGGAAGCGAAACTGAAGGAAGTCCATGTCTGA
- the amgK gene encoding N-acetylmuramate/N-acetylglucosamine kinase AmgK, with protein MSDREALRLDFLRSAGLAGAVRAPLPGDASTRRYERLTTVSGASLMLMDQAPAAESQICDPSWTPEERHAHGWNAVARLSAGRIEAFAAVAAHLKSLGLSAPEIVAVDAPNGLAVIEDFGDALFAKVIAEGAEEVPLYRAAVEALTVLHAAPTPDILTGAAGDWPLLTYDQTALQGGADLFVEWLPKLIPSLAFNDDAVAEWRAVWAPITAAGEAGASVMAHRDYHAENLIRLDGKTGAASVGLIDFQDAVKAHPSWDLHSLLQDARRDVSPALEILALDHYFALRPETDREAFMASYKGLAALNEARILGIFARLIARDAKPKYAAFMPRMWAHLNANLKAPGLEAVAGWMDRHVPEDVRR; from the coding sequence ATGTCTGACCGCGAAGCCCTCCGTCTCGATTTTCTGCGCTCGGCCGGTCTGGCCGGGGCCGTCCGCGCGCCCCTGCCCGGCGACGCCTCGACGCGCCGCTACGAGCGGCTGACCACGGTCTCGGGCGCCAGCCTGATGCTGATGGATCAGGCTCCCGCCGCCGAGAGCCAGATCTGCGATCCGTCGTGGACGCCGGAAGAACGCCACGCCCATGGCTGGAACGCCGTCGCCCGCCTGTCGGCCGGCCGCATCGAAGCCTTCGCCGCCGTCGCCGCTCACCTGAAATCGCTGGGCCTGTCGGCGCCCGAGATCGTCGCCGTCGACGCGCCGAACGGCCTGGCCGTGATCGAGGACTTCGGCGACGCCCTGTTCGCCAAGGTGATCGCTGAAGGCGCCGAGGAGGTTCCTCTCTACCGCGCCGCCGTCGAGGCCCTGACCGTCCTGCACGCCGCCCCGACGCCGGATATCCTGACCGGCGCTGCGGGCGACTGGCCCCTGCTGACCTATGACCAGACGGCGCTGCAGGGCGGGGCCGACCTCTTCGTCGAATGGCTGCCGAAACTGATCCCTTCGCTGGCCTTCAATGACGACGCCGTCGCCGAATGGCGCGCCGTCTGGGCGCCGATCACGGCGGCGGGCGAGGCGGGCGCCAGCGTCATGGCCCACCGCGACTATCACGCCGAGAACCTGATCCGGCTGGACGGCAAGACCGGCGCCGCCTCGGTCGGTCTGATCGACTTCCAGGACGCGGTGAAGGCCCACCCGTCGTGGGACCTCCACTCCCTGCTGCAGGACGCCCGCCGCGACGTCTCGCCCGCGCTGGAAATCCTGGCGCTGGACCACTATTTCGCTCTGCGGCCCGAGACCGACCGCGAAGCCTTCATGGCGTCCTACAAGGGTCTGGCGGCGCTGAACGAGGCGCGCATCCTCGGCATCTTCGCCCGCCTGATCGCCCGCGACGCCAAGCCGAAATACGCCGCCTTCATGCCCCGCATGTGGGCGCACCTGAACGCCAACCTGAAGGCGCCGGGCCTCGAAGCCGTCGCCGGCTGGATGGACCGCCACGTGCCGGAGGATGTGCGCCGATGA